Proteins co-encoded in one Streptomyces roseochromogenus subsp. oscitans DS 12.976 genomic window:
- a CDS encoding non-ribosomal peptide synthetase — MHDDLETRPTARSAGAPRLPLSHGQKRLWYLEQIAVAAPVHHVSAATLIEGPLDAGRLASALRDCVSRHELLRSSFDDRGDGPRRTVRATADVPLRQLDLKAGSAPGTDARDGSVPEAELRGVLAEESGRPFDLGSGPVLRATLVHTGEERHVLLLTAHRIVADRASLTVLEHELACHHAALSEGPAQLPFSYADRMPVERAVLEREIRDEGLSYWKRRLAGLPPLDLPVDRIRPRTPTYRATGRGLLLDARHAEALRRLAREEGVPAWTVPAVAFAVLLARWTGRHDVVFGTPVDRRPPESARTAFGPYEDLLLLRVDLTGRPSLREAVRRVARTRDEAERHADVSFGRLVQLFGQDRDLSRHPLCQAVFAVTGARRTGFTAAGLTTSALTLDDATVPYDLQCTVTNGDDAGRGDLGAELCLASDLWLPESADRMATAFRALLTALAETPDRRIGEIPVLSPEDRARVDAWNATDRPLPEPATVDGLFLAWAERTPQALALTDRTGTWTYARLRGRAERVGRTLIAAGVTPDSVVALHMRRSADLVTGMLGVLLAGGAPLVLDPGHPEERLRFMADDAEISAVLSRAEPPAWLHGLGVPVLRLTDAEHDSADTSAPQRQGPLAAGPAHDKPVAAGPEHVRHCPVGSLPRSRSHPVGLAAVVHTSGSTGRPKAVGIPHRAVVRLITATDYISIGPGDVLLHLGDPAFDITAFEVWGALCNGARVDVLPGDEPLGPDEVLAALRELRPTIAALTGTLFNRVADIDPRAFGGLRHLFVVGEVMDPRRTRAVLHGGAPPGHLHNGYGPSENATFSTTHLVDRLSEDTLSVPIGSALTNTTLHVLDQDLGPVPIGVTGELYVGGLGVARGYLGRPGHTAERFLPDPFASGPGALMYRTGDLVRRLPDGALDFLGRADQQVKIRGYRIEPGEVEAALLDRDDVRECVVRAVDIAGDRRLVAYVVPGPGLRPSPPELLGRLRDRLPSHMVPGHVVMLDELPTTPSGKIDGRALPGIAEGAAGPSDADTVPPRTATERALWEIWADALRVRSFGVHDSFFLVGGHSLLASMVRTSVRERLGVALPLRTLFDVPTLAGLAVEVERAAGEAAAVPASARADDDSEQLDGLVAELERLAESRRAEKRAGGAA, encoded by the coding sequence GTGCACGACGACCTGGAAACACGACCGACGGCCCGCTCGGCAGGGGCGCCCCGGCTGCCGCTCTCCCACGGCCAGAAGAGACTTTGGTACCTGGAGCAGATCGCCGTCGCTGCCCCGGTCCACCACGTGTCCGCCGCCACTCTCATCGAGGGCCCGCTGGACGCCGGTCGACTGGCGTCCGCCCTGCGGGACTGCGTCTCCCGCCATGAGCTGCTCCGCAGTTCCTTCGACGATCGCGGGGACGGACCGCGCCGTACCGTCCGTGCGACGGCCGACGTGCCGCTGCGGCAACTGGACCTCAAGGCGGGATCCGCGCCGGGGACGGACGCCCGGGACGGATCCGTGCCCGAGGCGGAGCTGCGCGGTGTACTCGCCGAGGAGAGCGGTCGGCCCTTCGACCTCGGCAGCGGGCCCGTACTGCGTGCCACCCTGGTGCACACCGGCGAGGAGCGGCACGTGCTGCTGCTCACAGCGCACCGCATCGTCGCCGACCGGGCCTCGCTCACTGTGCTGGAGCATGAACTGGCCTGCCATCACGCGGCATTGAGCGAGGGCCCGGCGCAGCTCCCGTTCTCGTACGCGGACCGGATGCCCGTGGAGCGGGCGGTCCTGGAGCGGGAAATCCGGGACGAGGGGTTGTCGTACTGGAAGCGGCGGCTGGCGGGTCTCCCGCCGCTCGACCTGCCGGTCGACCGGATTCGGCCGAGGACACCGACCTACCGGGCGACGGGTCGCGGCCTGCTCCTCGACGCCCGGCACGCCGAGGCCCTGCGGCGGCTCGCCCGCGAGGAAGGCGTACCGGCGTGGACGGTGCCCGCGGTCGCCTTCGCCGTGCTGCTGGCGCGCTGGACGGGTCGGCACGACGTGGTGTTCGGTACCCCCGTGGACCGTCGTCCGCCGGAGTCCGCGCGGACAGCGTTCGGGCCGTACGAGGATCTGCTCCTGCTGCGGGTCGACCTGACGGGCCGTCCCTCCTTACGAGAAGCGGTGCGTCGCGTCGCACGCACCCGGGACGAGGCGGAGCGGCACGCCGACGTCTCCTTCGGGCGGCTCGTTCAACTCTTCGGCCAGGACCGGGACTTGAGCCGCCACCCGCTCTGCCAGGCGGTCTTCGCCGTGACGGGGGCGCGGCGTACGGGCTTCACCGCGGCGGGGCTCACCACGTCCGCACTCACCCTGGACGACGCGACCGTCCCCTACGACCTGCAGTGCACGGTGACCAATGGCGACGACGCCGGGCGGGGCGACCTCGGGGCCGAGCTGTGTCTCGCGTCCGACCTGTGGCTGCCGGAGTCGGCCGACCGCATGGCGACCGCCTTCCGCGCACTGCTCACCGCCCTCGCCGAGACCCCCGACCGGCGGATCGGGGAGATTCCGGTGCTGTCGCCCGAGGACCGGGCCCGGGTCGACGCCTGGAACGCCACCGACCGTCCCCTGCCCGAACCGGCCACCGTGGACGGCCTGTTCCTCGCGTGGGCGGAGCGCACCCCGCAAGCTCTCGCCCTCACCGACCGCACCGGAACCTGGACGTACGCGCGGTTGCGGGGGCGGGCCGAGCGTGTCGGACGGACCCTGATCGCGGCTGGCGTCACCCCGGACTCCGTCGTCGCCCTGCACATGCGACGCTCCGCCGACCTGGTCACGGGCATGCTCGGCGTGCTCCTGGCCGGCGGCGCCCCCCTCGTCCTCGACCCCGGCCACCCCGAGGAACGACTGCGGTTCATGGCCGACGACGCCGAGATCTCGGCTGTCCTCAGCCGCGCCGAACCCCCCGCCTGGCTGCACGGCCTGGGCGTACCCGTACTGCGACTCACCGACGCGGAGCACGACAGCGCCGATACGTCCGCCCCGCAGCGACAGGGGCCCTTGGCAGCTGGGCCGGCACACGACAAGCCTGTGGCAGCCGGCCCGGAGCACGTCAGGCATTGCCCCGTCGGCTCGCTTCCGCGGTCCCGCTCCCACCCCGTCGGGCTGGCCGCGGTGGTGCACACCTCTGGGTCTACCGGGCGGCCCAAGGCTGTCGGGATACCCCATCGGGCCGTCGTGCGGCTGATCACCGCGACCGACTACATATCCATCGGCCCCGGCGACGTCCTGCTGCATCTCGGCGACCCTGCCTTCGACATCACCGCCTTCGAGGTGTGGGGGGCGCTGTGCAACGGCGCCCGGGTGGACGTGCTGCCCGGCGACGAACCCCTCGGGCCCGACGAGGTGCTGGCCGCGCTGCGTGAGCTGCGGCCGACGATCGCCGCCCTCACCGGCACCCTCTTCAACCGGGTGGCCGACATCGACCCGAGGGCCTTCGGCGGACTGCGCCATCTGTTCGTCGTCGGAGAGGTGATGGACCCCCGTCGCACGCGCGCGGTGCTGCACGGCGGCGCGCCGCCCGGGCACCTGCACAATGGGTACGGCCCGAGCGAGAACGCGACGTTCTCCACGACCCACCTGGTGGACCGGCTGTCCGAGGACACCCTGAGCGTGCCCATCGGCTCCGCCCTCACCAACACCACACTGCACGTGCTGGACCAGGATCTGGGCCCCGTGCCGATCGGGGTGACCGGCGAGTTGTATGTCGGTGGGCTGGGGGTCGCCCGGGGTTATCTGGGCCGCCCGGGCCACACCGCGGAGCGCTTCCTGCCGGATCCGTTCGCCTCCGGGCCAGGGGCGCTGATGTACCGAACCGGAGACCTGGTGCGCAGGCTCCCGGACGGTGCGTTGGACTTCCTCGGCCGGGCCGACCAGCAGGTGAAGATCCGTGGCTACCGCATCGAGCCGGGGGAGGTCGAGGCGGCGCTGCTGGACCGCGACGACGTGCGCGAATGCGTCGTGCGGGCGGTCGACATCGCCGGGGACCGGCGGCTCGTCGCCTACGTCGTCCCCGGACCGGGGCTCCGACCGTCCCCGCCGGAGTTGCTGGGCAGGCTGCGGGACCGGCTGCCGTCGCACATGGTGCCCGGCCATGTCGTCATGCTCGACGAGCTGCCCACGACACCCAGCGGGAAGATCGACGGACGGGCACTGCCCGGCATCGCCGAGGGTGCGGCTGGTCCGTCGGACGCCGACACCGTGCCGCCGAGAACGGCGACGGAGCGCGCTCTGTGGGAGATCTGGGCGGATGCCCTGCGCGTGCGGTCCTTCGGGGTGCACGACAGCTTCTTCCTCGTCGGCGGTCACTCGCTGCTGGCCTCGATGGTGCGCACCTCGGTCCGTGAACGACTCGGGGTGGCTCTGCCGTTGCGCACCCTGTTCGACGTGCCGACCCTGGCCGGCCTCGCCGTCGAGGTCGAGCGGGCCGCCGGCGAGGCGGCGGCCGTACCGGCGTCCGCGCGAGCGGACGACGACTCGGAACAACTCGACGGCCTGGTGGCCGAACTGGAGCGGCTCGCCGAGTCCCGGCGCGCCGAGAAACGAGCGGGGGGAGCCGCATGA
- a CDS encoding MbtH family protein, translating to MTPKPDDDDRLYKVVVNHEEQYSVWPADRDNPAGWSDAGRTGPKSDCLAHIEDVWTDMRPLSLRRRLRAGEQDAPDGRNG from the coding sequence ATGACGCCGAAGCCCGACGATGACGACCGGCTGTACAAGGTCGTGGTCAACCATGAGGAGCAGTACTCCGTCTGGCCCGCCGACCGGGACAATCCGGCCGGATGGTCGGACGCGGGCAGGACCGGCCCGAAGTCCGACTGCCTCGCTCATATCGAGGACGTGTGGACCGACATGCGTCCGCTGAGCCTGCGCCGTCGCCTGCGGGCGGGCGAACAGGACGCACCGGACGGACGGAACGGATAG
- a CDS encoding MFS transporter — protein sequence MFARSLWSNRDFSVFWAVQALSEVGNAFSLVALPLLVLHTTGSAAQMGLLTAVAGATSLLTGLVGGAWADRFDRRRLLMLCDAARLVLYGAIPVCWALSPQIWLLYVVMALASVFEMLFKITYVTAVANLVDKEQIVAANGRLEATNAIAYIAGPALAGVVAGFFGPTAAVAINAGSFGISLVGLAFIRFRPIARPSTDEAESKEARAQDLRSGFRVGAAFLWRTPVLRALTMLLTVTTFLSLGMTDVFIYHLRHGLGQDERTVGYVLGLAGLGTCAAAAVTARLRRSWGFGPCWLGAMSLCSVSVLVLGGTGQVSVAAVTICLYSFGMALAGVCSMSLRQQVTPDHLLGRVTSAFWTIHGSLAPLGAALLTALVGRLGTRGPLTAVAVVFLAVVAAAAFTPIRQRHPEQTAVPLPQTRPTDAPLPREESHGDDAEARR from the coding sequence ATGTTCGCGCGTTCGCTCTGGTCCAACCGGGACTTCTCCGTCTTCTGGGCGGTCCAGGCGCTGTCTGAGGTCGGCAACGCCTTCTCGCTGGTGGCGCTTCCGCTGCTGGTGCTGCACACCACCGGGTCGGCGGCACAGATGGGGTTGCTCACGGCCGTCGCCGGCGCCACCTCGCTGCTCACCGGTCTGGTCGGCGGCGCCTGGGCCGACCGCTTCGACCGGAGGCGCCTGCTGATGCTGTGCGACGCCGCCCGGCTGGTGCTGTACGGCGCGATCCCGGTCTGCTGGGCCCTGAGCCCGCAGATCTGGCTTCTGTACGTGGTCATGGCGCTGGCCTCGGTGTTCGAGATGCTGTTCAAGATCACATATGTCACCGCCGTGGCGAACCTCGTCGACAAGGAGCAGATCGTCGCGGCGAACGGCCGGCTGGAGGCGACGAACGCGATCGCGTACATCGCCGGCCCGGCCCTGGCCGGTGTGGTGGCCGGGTTCTTCGGGCCGACGGCAGCCGTCGCCATCAATGCGGGCAGCTTCGGGATCTCTCTGGTGGGCCTGGCGTTCATCAGGTTCAGGCCCATCGCGCGGCCGTCGACCGACGAGGCCGAGAGCAAGGAGGCCCGGGCCCAGGACCTGCGCTCCGGCTTCCGGGTCGGCGCCGCGTTTCTGTGGCGCACGCCGGTGCTGCGGGCGCTCACCATGCTGCTGACCGTCACCACCTTCCTCAGCCTGGGCATGACCGACGTGTTCATCTACCACCTGCGGCACGGTCTTGGGCAGGACGAACGCACGGTGGGCTACGTCCTCGGGCTGGCCGGGCTCGGCACCTGTGCGGCCGCCGCCGTGACCGCCAGGCTGCGCCGCTCCTGGGGGTTCGGCCCCTGCTGGCTCGGGGCGATGAGTCTGTGCTCGGTGTCGGTGCTGGTGCTGGGCGGCACCGGGCAGGTGTCCGTGGCGGCCGTGACGATCTGTCTGTACTCCTTTGGCATGGCACTGGCGGGCGTCTGCTCGATGTCCCTGCGGCAGCAGGTCACGCCGGACCATCTGCTCGGCCGGGTCACCTCCGCGTTCTGGACGATCCACGGCAGCCTCGCGCCCCTCGGCGCGGCCCTGCTCACCGCCCTGGTCGGCCGACTGGGGACACGTGGGCCGCTGACCGCGGTGGCGGTCGTCTTCCTGGCCGTAGTGGCGGCCGCCGCCTTCACTCCCATTCGACAGCGCCACCCGGAGCAGACCGCCGTACCGCTCCCGCAGACGCGGCCCACTGACGCGCCGCTACCACGAGAGGAGAGTCACGGGGATGACGCCGAAGCCCGACGATGA
- a CDS encoding TauD/TfdA family dioxygenase yields MTVETTPMLPLVVEGHGESAVERLRARREELRAALRERGALLLRGFDVGGADGFADIVRALSGEPLPYTERSSPRSVIKGNVYTSTDYPPGEEIFLHNENSYQASWPLTLYFHCVRPPLTRGATPLADTRRVLAAIDDEVRREFARRGWTVVRNYGDLVGLPWQEVFATEDRAEVERYCRERDIEARWLPGGGLRTRAVREVVHRHPVTGEPVWFNHATVFHVTTLPESVRLGLLEMLGEENLPSQTYYGDGGPIPYAVMDHLRACYRAAATRFDYRADDVLVIDNMLVSHGREPFTGPRRIAVAMAEPYSPDR; encoded by the coding sequence ATGACGGTCGAGACCACCCCGATGCTCCCGCTGGTCGTCGAGGGGCACGGCGAGTCGGCCGTCGAACGGCTGCGCGCCCGGCGGGAGGAACTCCGGGCCGCGCTGCGTGAACGCGGTGCGCTGCTGCTGCGCGGCTTCGACGTCGGGGGCGCCGACGGCTTCGCGGACATCGTCCGCGCGCTCTCCGGCGAGCCGCTGCCGTACACCGAGCGTTCCTCCCCCCGGAGCGTCATCAAGGGGAACGTCTACACGTCCACCGACTACCCGCCCGGTGAAGAGATCTTCCTGCACAACGAGAACTCGTACCAGGCGAGTTGGCCGCTGACCCTGTACTTCCACTGTGTGCGCCCGCCGCTGACCCGGGGCGCCACCCCGCTGGCCGACACCCGGCGGGTGCTGGCCGCCATCGACGACGAGGTGCGCCGGGAGTTCGCCCGGCGCGGCTGGACGGTCGTACGCAACTACGGCGATCTGGTCGGCCTGCCGTGGCAGGAGGTGTTCGCCACCGAGGACCGCGCGGAGGTCGAGCGGTACTGCCGGGAGCGGGACATCGAGGCACGGTGGCTGCCCGGCGGCGGGCTGCGCACCCGGGCGGTACGGGAGGTCGTGCACCGGCATCCGGTGACCGGCGAGCCGGTGTGGTTCAACCACGCGACAGTCTTCCACGTCACCACGCTGCCGGAGTCAGTCCGGCTCGGGTTGCTGGAGATGCTGGGCGAGGAGAACCTCCCCAGCCAGACCTACTACGGCGACGGCGGACCGATCCCGTACGCCGTCATGGACCATCTCCGGGCCTGCTACCGAGCCGCGGCGACCCGCTTCGACTACCGTGCGGACGACGTCCTGGTGATCGACAACATGCTGGTCTCGCACGGCCGAGAGCCGTTCACGGGGCCCCGCCGGATCGCGGTCGCCATGGCGGAGCCGTACAGCCCCGACCGCTAG
- a CDS encoding RiPP maturation radical SAM C-methyltransferase, whose amino-acid sequence MNMPFADWNRPSFALGQLSTLVHREFDDRARAHVCYLNQDMAEFFGTRLYEALSVSHDHVDTGIGDWLFRHIAFPGEADTAAEYFQRYYRGARWADFREQILSARDGLWEFCGELIDRYRLDEADIVGFSSMFAQHVPSIALARLIKERSPQTLVVLGGANCEAPMGSVVAEHVPAVDFVFSGPALNTFGEFLRCVLDEDLERADAIPGIVSERNCRDLRFRKAIGAERDIDDFFLPDYDSFFEALESHPELRRTGTSKPMLFFETSRGCWWGQRSHCTFCGLNGESMAFRAMAPDLAVQQFEWLFGFAPTYTSLFCTDNVMPRNYSREVFPRLDPPPGAEIFYEVKLPLSRQDLRAMTDAGVTVVQPGIEALSSSTLRLMGKGTTAFQNLQFLKNCEEFGIKPEWNLLIGFPGEDPTVYRKYAEELRDFVHLVPPHGVYMVRFDRFSPYFKRSDQYGLVLKPVDYYSLTYPFDESVLADLAYFFADQNLAPYMLDAVEWHDELSGLVTQWRAAWYEEDGAARRELRLVADDDGRLTVRDSRSGTLRTHPVDSVTGRLLRRLSSPAKPEQLARDWPEGPDDLRQRLDTLTEQRFLFAENGRVMSLVLTGADGEIEGPAREEPATVGARRLLPLLSEAPR is encoded by the coding sequence GTGAACATGCCATTCGCCGACTGGAATCGTCCGTCATTCGCCCTGGGACAGTTATCGACTCTCGTTCACCGGGAGTTCGACGACCGGGCGCGAGCGCACGTGTGCTACCTCAACCAGGACATGGCCGAGTTCTTCGGGACACGTCTTTACGAGGCCCTCTCCGTGAGTCACGATCATGTGGACACAGGGATCGGGGACTGGCTGTTCCGGCACATCGCCTTTCCCGGCGAGGCCGACACTGCCGCCGAGTACTTTCAGCGCTACTACCGGGGTGCCCGGTGGGCCGACTTCCGTGAGCAGATCCTGTCGGCGCGGGACGGACTGTGGGAGTTCTGCGGGGAACTGATTGACCGCTACCGGCTTGACGAGGCCGACATCGTGGGGTTCAGTTCGATGTTCGCCCAGCATGTGCCGAGTATCGCCCTGGCGCGGCTGATCAAGGAGCGCAGCCCGCAGACGCTCGTCGTGCTCGGTGGGGCGAACTGCGAGGCGCCCATGGGCTCGGTGGTCGCCGAGCATGTGCCGGCCGTCGACTTCGTCTTCTCCGGGCCCGCGCTGAACACCTTCGGCGAGTTCCTGCGGTGTGTCCTCGACGAGGATCTGGAGCGCGCCGATGCCATTCCGGGAATCGTTTCCGAGCGGAACTGCCGAGACCTGCGCTTCCGCAAGGCCATCGGTGCGGAACGCGATATCGACGACTTCTTCCTGCCCGACTACGACAGTTTCTTCGAGGCGCTGGAGAGCCATCCGGAACTGCGGCGCACGGGTACCAGCAAACCCATGCTGTTCTTCGAGACGTCCCGCGGCTGCTGGTGGGGACAGCGTTCGCACTGCACATTCTGCGGGCTGAACGGCGAAAGCATGGCCTTTCGGGCCATGGCTCCGGACCTGGCAGTCCAGCAGTTCGAGTGGCTATTCGGCTTCGCGCCCACCTACACCTCGCTCTTCTGCACGGACAATGTCATGCCACGCAATTACTCGCGTGAGGTATTCCCTCGACTCGACCCGCCGCCGGGGGCCGAGATCTTCTACGAGGTCAAGCTCCCCCTGAGCCGTCAGGACCTGCGCGCCATGACGGACGCGGGCGTCACCGTCGTCCAGCCCGGCATCGAGGCGTTGTCCTCCTCGACGCTCAGACTGATGGGCAAGGGCACGACCGCGTTCCAGAACCTGCAGTTCCTCAAGAACTGTGAGGAGTTCGGGATCAAGCCCGAGTGGAACCTGCTGATCGGCTTCCCCGGCGAGGACCCGACGGTCTACCGCAAGTACGCCGAGGAACTCCGCGACTTCGTCCACCTGGTGCCGCCGCACGGCGTGTACATGGTGCGCTTCGACCGCTTCAGTCCCTACTTCAAGCGGAGCGACCAGTACGGGCTCGTCCTGAAGCCAGTGGACTATTACTCCCTCACGTATCCCTTCGACGAGTCAGTGCTGGCCGATCTCGCGTACTTCTTCGCCGACCAGAACCTGGCGCCGTACATGCTCGACGCGGTCGAGTGGCACGACGAGTTGAGCGGGCTGGTCACCCAGTGGCGTGCAGCCTGGTACGAGGAGGACGGAGCGGCCCGTCGCGAGCTGCGGCTGGTCGCCGATGACGACGGCCGGCTCACGGTCCGTGACTCCCGTTCCGGGACTCTCCGGACGCACCCGGTCGACTCGGTGACCGGCCGGCTGCTGCGTCGACTGTCCTCGCCGGCCAAGCCCGAGCAGCTGGCCCGGGACTGGCCGGAGGGACCGGACGATCTGCGGCAACGCCTGGACACACTCACCGAACAGCGGTTCCTCTTCGCGGAGAACGGCCGGGTGATGAGCCTGGTGCTGACCGGAGCGGACGGCGAGATCGAGGGACCCGCCCGGGAAGAGCCCGCCACGGTCGGCGCCCGGCGGCTGCTGCCGCTGTTGTCGGAAGCACCGCGATGA
- a CDS encoding NRAMP family divalent metal transporter — MTNTTIDTTAGAPRAAVLDDAHIGDIQGALGTIKLDDTAPRTGLSAKLKTLLAIVGPGLIVMVGDNDAGAFATYGQAGQNYGTHLLWTLLLLVPVLYVNQEMVLRLGAVTGVGHARLILERFGKFWGAFSVIDLFLLNALTLVTEFIGITLATGYLGLPKAASVVLAAAIIIASAFTGSFRRFERVAIALCAASLLLVPIYFMVHPHVSQMARDFVVPNMPGGTGQLSTVMLLIIGIVGTTVAPWQLFFQQSYVIDKRITPRFMKYEKADLWIGIVVVVIGAAAMMGFTAAAFAGTHGFGQFTDAGDIATGLQAKAGRLAGVLFAIALLDASIIGAFAVSLSTAYAIGDVFGIRHSLHRGVKGAKGFYAVYAGLVATAAAIVLIPGSPLGLLTEGVQTLAGVLLPSASVFLLLLCNDKAVLGPWVNGPKTNAFTSAVVGVLVTLSIILTASVLFPDISSGAILDIMAACGIVGVLAAGYAFTRRRTGTKEDPIDRTGRDTWRMPALATLSRPTMSTARKIGMGALRTYLLIAMILVVIKIVEVALGR, encoded by the coding sequence ATGACCAACACCACCATCGACACCACCGCCGGCGCACCCCGCGCGGCGGTCCTGGACGACGCCCACATCGGTGACATCCAGGGCGCGCTCGGCACCATCAAGCTCGACGACACCGCGCCCCGCACCGGCCTGTCGGCCAAGCTGAAGACGCTGCTGGCCATCGTCGGGCCCGGCCTGATCGTCATGGTCGGCGACAACGACGCCGGCGCCTTCGCCACCTACGGCCAGGCCGGCCAGAACTACGGCACCCACCTGCTGTGGACCCTCCTCCTGCTCGTCCCCGTCCTGTACGTCAACCAGGAGATGGTGCTGCGCCTGGGCGCCGTCACCGGCGTCGGCCACGCCCGCCTCATCCTGGAGCGGTTCGGCAAGTTCTGGGGCGCGTTCTCCGTCATCGACTTGTTCTTGCTCAACGCTCTCACCCTGGTGACGGAGTTCATCGGCATCACGCTGGCCACCGGCTACCTGGGCCTGCCCAAGGCCGCCTCCGTCGTGCTCGCCGCCGCGATCATCATCGCCTCGGCGTTCACCGGATCTTTCCGCCGCTTCGAGCGGGTCGCCATCGCCCTGTGCGCGGCCTCGCTGCTGCTGGTGCCGATCTACTTCATGGTCCACCCGCACGTCTCGCAGATGGCCCGCGACTTCGTCGTGCCGAACATGCCCGGCGGTACCGGCCAGCTGTCCACGGTGATGTTGCTGATCATCGGCATCGTCGGCACCACGGTCGCCCCCTGGCAGCTGTTCTTCCAGCAGTCCTACGTGATCGACAAGCGGATCACCCCGCGCTTCATGAAGTACGAGAAGGCCGACCTGTGGATCGGCATCGTCGTGGTCGTCATCGGGGCCGCGGCCATGATGGGCTTCACCGCCGCCGCGTTCGCCGGCACGCACGGCTTCGGGCAGTTCACCGACGCCGGTGACATCGCCACCGGCCTTCAAGCCAAGGCGGGGAGGCTCGCCGGGGTGCTGTTCGCGATCGCGCTGCTGGACGCCTCGATCATCGGCGCCTTCGCCGTCTCGCTGTCCACCGCCTACGCGATCGGCGACGTCTTCGGCATCCGGCACTCGCTCCACCGGGGCGTCAAGGGAGCCAAGGGCTTCTACGCCGTCTACGCCGGCCTGGTCGCCACCGCCGCCGCCATCGTGCTGATCCCCGGCTCCCCGCTGGGCCTGCTCACTGAGGGCGTCCAGACCCTCGCGGGTGTCCTGCTGCCCTCGGCCAGCGTATTCCTGCTCCTGCTGTGCAACGACAAGGCCGTGCTCGGCCCGTGGGTGAACGGCCCCAAGACCAACGCGTTCACCTCCGCCGTCGTCGGCGTGCTGGTCACCCTGTCGATCATCCTGACCGCCTCGGTGCTCTTCCCGGACATCTCCTCCGGGGCGATTCTCGACATCATGGCCGCCTGCGGCATCGTCGGCGTGCTGGCCGCCGGATACGCCTTCACCCGCCGCCGCACCGGCACCAAGGAAGACCCGATCGACCGCACCGGCCGCGACACCTGGCGCATGCCCGCACTGGCCACCCTGAGCAGGCCCACCATGTCCACCGCCCGCAAGATCGGCATGGGCGCCCTGCGCACCTACCTGCTCATCGCGATGATCCTCGTCGTCATCAAGATCGTCGAAGTGGCCCTCGGCCGCTGA
- a CDS encoding VOC family protein: MLAALDHVQLAAPPASEETLRAFYTGPLGMTEIPKPPVLGARGGCWFATPDGTVQLHLGIEDPFRPAQKAHPGLRVTDIDALAGRLAAHGAPVVWDDHLPGHRRFYSADPVGNRLEFLQPLTLT; the protein is encoded by the coding sequence GTGCTCGCCGCACTCGACCACGTCCAGCTCGCCGCCCCACCTGCCAGCGAGGAGACGCTGCGCGCCTTCTACACCGGCCCGCTCGGTATGACCGAAATCCCCAAACCGCCCGTGCTGGGTGCCCGCGGCGGCTGCTGGTTCGCCACCCCCGATGGCACCGTCCAGCTTCACCTGGGCATCGAAGACCCCTTCCGACCCGCGCAAAAGGCCCACCCCGGACTGCGCGTGACCGACATCGACGCCCTCGCCGGCCGTCTCGCCGCGCACGGCGCGCCGGTCGTGTGGGACGACCACCTGCCCGGCCACCGCCGCTTCTACAGCGCCGACCCGGTCGGCAACCGACTGGAGTTCCTCCAACCCCTCACCCTCACCTGA
- a CDS encoding MgtC/SapB family protein has protein sequence MHTLTTFDFLIRLATGVACGALIGVERQWRARMAGLRTNALVATGATLFVLYSVTVGDAGSPTRVASYVVSGIGFLGGGVILRDGAGVRGLNTAATLWCSAAAGVLAASGRLELAVLGTLSVLAVHLVLRPAGRLLDRAPASGSDPDSTARATVHVVCERQVETHVRAQLLQALTAGALAPTGLRARREDEGQATSLRATVAIGGQVAPALEQVIARLSLEPGVRDLHWHLEDEETEHDRPRVLA, from the coding sequence GTGCACACCCTGACCACCTTCGACTTCCTGATCCGGCTCGCCACCGGTGTGGCCTGCGGGGCCCTGATCGGCGTCGAGCGCCAGTGGCGGGCCCGGATGGCCGGGCTGCGCACCAACGCCCTGGTCGCCACCGGCGCCACCCTGTTCGTTCTCTACAGCGTCACTGTCGGCGACGCCGGCAGCCCCACCAGAGTCGCCTCCTACGTCGTGTCCGGGATCGGATTCCTGGGCGGCGGCGTGATCCTACGCGACGGCGCCGGAGTGCGCGGCCTGAACACCGCCGCCACCCTGTGGTGCTCGGCCGCCGCCGGGGTCCTGGCCGCTTCCGGCCGCCTCGAACTGGCCGTGCTCGGCACCCTCTCGGTCCTCGCCGTGCACCTGGTCCTGCGGCCGGCCGGACGGCTGCTGGACCGCGCACCGGCCTCGGGTTCAGACCCCGACTCCACCGCGCGGGCGACCGTGCACGTGGTGTGCGAGCGCCAGGTCGAGACCCATGTCCGGGCCCAGCTGCTGCAGGCCCTCACCGCTGGCGCGCTGGCCCCGACCGGGCTGCGGGCCCGCCGCGAGGACGAGGGCCAGGCCACCAGCCTGCGTGCCACCGTCGCCATCGGCGGTCAGGTGGCCCCGGCGCTGGAACAGGTCATCGCCCGTCTGTCGCTGGAACCGGGGGTGCGTGACCTGCACTGGCACCTGGAGGACGAGGAAACCGAGCACGACCGGCCCCGGGTGCTGGCCTGA